A genomic segment from Fusobacterium sp. encodes:
- a CDS encoding DUF1667 domain-containing protein, which yields MEKNMICIVCPLGCHLTVDTETLEVSGNSCPRGEKYGKEELTAPKRVITSTVKITGGIHNRVPVKTNDSIPKGLNFKCMELLKDIELKSPVKKGDIVIKNIFNTGVDVVVTRDM from the coding sequence ATGGAAAAAAATATGATATGTATAGTTTGTCCTTTGGGATGTCATCTTACAGTGGATACAGAAACTCTAGAAGTGTCTGGAAATAGTTGTCCAAGGGGAGAAAAGTATGGAAAAGAAGAACTTACAGCTCCTAAAAGAGTAATAACTTCTACAGTAAAAATAACTGGAGGAATACACAATAGAGTTCCTGTAAAAACAAATGATTCTATTCCAAAAGGATTAAATTTTAAATGTATGGAACTCTTGAAAGATATTGAATTAAAATCGCCAGTAAAAAAAGGAGATATAGTTATAAAAAATATATTTAATACAGGTGTAGATGTAGTTGTAACAAGAGATATGTAA
- a CDS encoding NAD(P)/FAD-dependent oxidoreductase, with protein MKYDLVIIGGGPGGLAAAVEARKSGIESILVIERDKELGGILQQCIHNGFGLHEFKEELTGPEYAQRFIEKLYEMNVEYKLDTMVLDLTKDKKIHAVNTKDGYMIIEAKAVILAMGCRERTRGAISIPGDRPSGIFTAGAAQRFINMEGYMVGKKVLILGSGDIGLIMARRLTLEGAEVKAVVELMPFSGGLTRNIVQCLDDYNIPLYLSHTVVDIIGKKRLEKVIIAKVDENRRPIPGTEMTYECDTLLLSVGLIPENDISRKTGLEIDRRTNGLIVNEMMETSAEGIFACGNVVHVHDLVDFVSAEARRAGKAAAKYIKNETKNGDYREIKNGKGIVYTVPQKFRAENIDKALELFMRVNNIYKNVKLEIKDENKVLVSLKKQHMAPGEMEKIMIPKKILDNTEGKTLTVEITGGEQ; from the coding sequence ATGAAATATGATTTGGTTATTATAGGTGGAGGTCCAGGAGGACTTGCAGCGGCAGTAGAAGCTAGAAAAAGTGGAATAGAAAGCATATTAGTTATAGAAAGAGACAAAGAGCTTGGGGGAATACTTCAGCAATGTATTCATAATGGATTTGGATTGCATGAATTTAAAGAAGAGCTTACAGGTCCTGAATATGCCCAAAGATTTATAGAAAAACTTTATGAAATGAATGTTGAATATAAATTAGATACAATGGTATTAGATCTTACAAAAGATAAAAAAATTCATGCAGTTAATACTAAAGATGGTTATATGATAATAGAAGCTAAAGCTGTTATTTTGGCAATGGGGTGCAGAGAAAGAACAAGAGGAGCTATTTCTATACCAGGGGATAGACCATCAGGAATATTTACAGCAGGAGCAGCTCAAAGATTTATTAATATGGAAGGATATATGGTAGGAAAGAAAGTGCTTATTTTAGGTTCTGGAGATATTGGGCTCATTATGGCTAGAAGGCTTACATTAGAAGGAGCAGAAGTTAAGGCAGTAGTTGAACTTATGCCCTTTTCTGGAGGATTAACTAGAAATATAGTTCAATGTTTAGATGATTATAATATTCCATTATATCTAAGCCATACAGTTGTAGATATTATAGGAAAGAAAAGATTAGAAAAAGTAATAATAGCAAAAGTTGATGAGAATAGAAGACCAATACCTGGAACTGAAATGACATATGAATGTGATACACTTCTTCTTTCAGTAGGGCTTATTCCAGAAAATGATATTTCAAGAAAAACTGGACTAGAAATAGATAGAAGAACAAATGGGCTTATAGTAAATGAAATGATGGAAACTAGTGCAGAAGGAATATTTGCTTGTGGAAATGTTGTTCATGTACATGACTTAGTAGATTTTGTAAGTGCAGAAGCCAGAAGAGCTGGAAAAGCGGCAGCAAAATATATAAAAAATGAAACAAAAAATGGAGACTACAGAGAAATAAAAAATGGAAAGGGAATAGTATACACTGTTCCGCAAAAATTTAGAGCTGAAAATATTGATAAAGCTCTTGAATTATTTATGAGAGTAAATAACATATATAAAAATGTAAAACTTGAAATAAAAGATGAAAATAAAGTCCTTGTTAGTCTAAAGAAGCAACATATGGCTCCAGGAGAAATGGAAAAAATAATGATACCTAAAAAAATACTTGATAATACAGAAGGGAAGACATTGACTGTGGAAATAACAGGTGGTGAGCAATAA
- a CDS encoding NAD(P)/FAD-dependent oxidoreductase: MVDVVVIGSGIMGAAVARELSKYNLDVIVLEKEHDVSNGTTKANSAIIHAGYDAQNGTLMAKYNALGNAMFDDLCKEIDAPFKRCGSFVLAFSEEQREHLKVLYDRGSKNGIPGIEILEKEEILKREPNINREVVAALYAPTAGVIGPWEFTIKLLENAAENGVDIQTDSKVLDIKKLKNGYLVKLEDREILTRTVINASGVFADELNAMVSNDKFKIIPRKGEYFLLDKVQGTLINSVIFQCPTALGKGVLVAQTIHGNLITGPTALDIDDKEDVSNTIVEMDNIKKQSIKSIPEINFRDNIRNFAGLRAESDRGDFIIGEASDSEGFFNIAGTKSPGLSSAPAIALDIASQVLNRLENVTKKEVFKQNRPQIHFMELSPEEKAIVIAKDPRYGRIICRCENITEGEIVDVIHRMVGAKTVDGIKKRCRPGSGRCQGGFCGPRVQEILARELKTELDKIVLDKKGAYILTGKTK; this comes from the coding sequence ATGGTAGATGTTGTTGTAATAGGAAGTGGAATAATGGGAGCAGCAGTGGCTCGTGAATTATCTAAATATAACTTAGATGTAATAGTTTTAGAAAAAGAGCATGATGTATCTAATGGAACAACTAAAGCGAATTCAGCTATCATTCATGCTGGATATGATGCACAAAATGGCACACTTATGGCAAAGTATAATGCATTAGGGAATGCTATGTTTGATGACCTTTGTAAAGAAATCGATGCACCTTTTAAAAGATGTGGATCTTTTGTTCTTGCTTTTTCAGAAGAACAAAGAGAGCATTTAAAAGTTTTATATGATAGAGGGAGCAAAAATGGGATTCCAGGAATCGAAATATTGGAGAAAGAAGAGATATTAAAAAGAGAACCTAATATAAATAGAGAAGTAGTTGCAGCTCTTTATGCTCCAACAGCAGGTGTAATAGGACCTTGGGAATTTACTATAAAACTGCTGGAAAATGCTGCTGAAAATGGTGTTGACATACAGACAGACAGTAAAGTTTTGGATATCAAAAAACTAAAAAATGGTTATCTTGTAAAACTTGAGGATAGAGAAATACTTACAAGAACTGTTATTAATGCTTCAGGGGTATTTGCTGATGAATTAAATGCAATGGTAAGCAATGATAAATTTAAAATAATACCAAGAAAAGGAGAATATTTTCTTTTAGATAAAGTTCAAGGAACTCTAATAAATAGTGTAATATTTCAATGCCCTACAGCTTTAGGAAAAGGAGTGCTGGTAGCTCAAACTATTCATGGAAATCTTATAACTGGACCTACAGCTTTAGATATAGATGATAAGGAAGATGTATCAAACACTATAGTAGAAATGGATAACATAAAAAAGCAATCTATAAAAAGTATACCTGAAATAAATTTTAGAGATAATATAAGAAATTTTGCAGGACTTAGAGCAGAAAGTGATAGAGGGGATTTCATAATCGGAGAGGCCTCAGATTCAGAAGGATTTTTCAATATAGCAGGAACAAAATCTCCAGGATTGTCATCAGCACCAGCGATAGCATTGGATATAGCCTCACAGGTATTAAATAGATTAGAAAATGTAACAAAAAAAGAAGTGTTTAAGCAAAATAGACCTCAAATACATTTTATGGAATTGTCTCCAGAAGAAAAAGCTATAGTTATTGCTAAAGACCCTAGATATGGAAGAATAATATGTAGATGTGAAAACATTACTGAAGGAGAAATAGTAGATGTAATTCATAGAATGGTAGGAGCCAAAACTGTAGATGGTATTAAAAAAAGATGCAGACCTGGTTCAGGAAGATGTCAAGGAGGATTCTGTGGTCCAAGGGTACAGGAAATACTAGCTAGAGAACTTAAAACAGAGCTTGATAAAATAGTATTAGATAAAAAAGGTGCATATATTCTGACAGGAAAGACAAAATAG
- the glpK gene encoding glycerol kinase GlpK, with product MGKKYIVALDQGTTSSRAVVFDSDQKIVGVAQKEFTQIYPKEGWVEHDPMEIWSSQSGTLAEVIAKEGISQHDIIGIGITNQRETTIVWDKNTGKPVYNAIVWQCRRTAKICDDLRKIEGLEEYIKENTGLVLDAYFSGTKIKWILDNVEGTREKAEKGDLLFGTVDTWLIWKLTNGKVHATDYTNASRTMIYNIKELKWDKKLLDILGIPESMLPIVKDSSGTFGYANLGGAGGHRIPIAGVAGDQQSALFGQACFEKGDSKNTYGTGCFLLMNTGEEMVKSHNGLITTIAIGFGGKVEYALEGSIFMGGASVQWLRDELKLVGESKDTEYFARKVKDNGGVYVVPAFVGLGAPYWDMYARGAILGLTRGANKNHIIRATLESIAYQTRDVIEAMQEDSGIKLNHLKVDGGAAANNFLMEFQAEILGTSVRRPVILETTALGAAYLAGLAVGIWESKEEIKKQWILDEEFTCKMPDDERENKYKGWKKAVGRAMKWEEEEQ from the coding sequence ATGGGAAAAAAATATATTGTAGCTTTAGATCAAGGAACAACAAGTTCAAGAGCAGTTGTATTTGACAGTGATCAAAAAATAGTAGGTGTAGCACAAAAAGAATTTACTCAGATATATCCAAAAGAAGGATGGGTAGAACATGATCCAATGGAGATATGGTCAAGCCAAAGTGGAACTCTTGCAGAAGTAATAGCTAAAGAAGGAATATCACAGCATGACATAATTGGTATTGGAATAACGAATCAAAGAGAAACTACAATAGTTTGGGATAAAAATACTGGAAAACCTGTATATAATGCAATAGTGTGGCAATGCAGAAGAACAGCTAAAATATGTGATGATCTTAGAAAAATTGAAGGACTGGAAGAGTATATTAAGGAAAATACTGGACTTGTACTTGATGCTTATTTTTCTGGTACTAAAATTAAATGGATTCTTGACAATGTAGAGGGTACGAGAGAAAAGGCTGAAAAAGGAGATCTTTTATTCGGAACAGTAGATACATGGCTTATATGGAAACTTACTAATGGAAAAGTACATGCTACTGATTATACAAATGCATCTAGAACTATGATATACAATATAAAAGAATTGAAATGGGATAAAAAACTTCTTGATATTTTAGGAATTCCTGAATCAATGCTGCCAATAGTAAAAGATAGCAGTGGAACATTTGGATATGCAAATCTTGGAGGAGCAGGAGGACACAGAATACCAATTGCAGGGGTAGCAGGAGATCAGCAGTCAGCTCTGTTTGGACAAGCTTGTTTTGAAAAGGGAGATTCAAAAAATACATACGGAACAGGATGTTTTCTTCTTATGAATACAGGAGAAGAAATGGTAAAAAGTCATAATGGACTTATAACTACTATTGCTATCGGATTTGGAGGAAAAGTTGAATATGCTCTTGAAGGAAGTATATTTATGGGTGGAGCAAGTGTTCAATGGTTAAGAGATGAATTGAAACTTGTAGGAGAGTCAAAGGATACAGAATACTTTGCAAGAAAAGTAAAAGATAATGGTGGAGTATATGTAGTTCCAGCATTCGTTGGATTAGGAGCACCATATTGGGATATGTATGCAAGGGGAGCTATATTAGGCCTTACTCGTGGAGCAAATAAAAATCATATAATCAGAGCAACACTTGAATCAATAGCATATCAAACAAGAGATGTAATAGAAGCTATGCAGGAAGATTCAGGAATCAAATTGAATCATTTGAAAGTAGATGGAGGTGCTGCAGCTAATAATTTCTTGATGGAATTCCAAGCTGAAATATTAGGAACATCTGTGAGAAGGCCAGTAATACTTGAAACAACAGCATTAGGAGCTGCTTATCTTGCAGGGCTTGCAGTAGGTATATGGGAATCTAAAGAAGAAATTAAAAAACAATGGATATTAGATGAGGAATTTACTTGTAAAATGCCAGATGATGAGAGAGAAAATAAATATAAGGGATGGAAGAAAGCTGTAGGCAGAGCTATGAAATGGGAAGAAGAAGAACAGTAA
- a CDS encoding MIP/aquaporin family protein: MTPSSMYLAEFIGTASLLLLGNGINMTLSLRKSFGKGGGWMVTCFGWGLAVTMSAYLTGWVSGAHLNPALSISLALSGRLPFNLLPGYIIAQLLGAMAGATLAYLTNKDLMDDEPDAGTKLGVFATGPAIENKPWNLVTEIVGTTILVVGILAIGYGSNEVGSGMGPFLVGMLICVIGMATGGATGFAINPARDFGPRVAHAFLPIKGKGGSNWQYAWVPIVGPIIGAVIGVLFFDAFVGKCIACII, from the coding sequence ATGACACCAAGTTCAATGTATCTAGCAGAATTTATTGGAACAGCTTCGTTACTGCTTTTAGGGAATGGAATCAATATGACTCTTAGTTTAAGAAAAAGTTTTGGAAAAGGTGGCGGATGGATGGTAACTTGTTTTGGATGGGGACTTGCTGTAACTATGTCAGCATATCTTACAGGTTGGGTAAGTGGAGCCCATCTTAATCCAGCATTATCTATATCTCTTGCACTTAGTGGAAGATTACCTTTTAATCTTTTACCAGGATATATAATTGCTCAATTATTAGGAGCAATGGCAGGAGCTACTCTGGCATATCTTACTAATAAAGATCTTATGGATGATGAACCAGATGCTGGAACTAAATTAGGAGTATTTGCAACTGGACCAGCCATTGAGAATAAACCTTGGAATTTAGTAACAGAAATAGTTGGAACAACTATTTTGGTAGTGGGAATTCTTGCAATAGGATATGGAAGCAATGAAGTTGGGTCAGGAATGGGACCTTTTTTAGTAGGAATGCTAATTTGTGTAATTGGTATGGCAACTGGTGGAGCAACAGGATTTGCTATTAATCCAGCAAGAGATTTTGGACCTAGAGTAGCTCATGCGTTTCTACCTATTAAAGGTAAAGGTGGTTCAAATTGGCAATATGCTTGGGTTCCAATTGTAGGGCCAATAATTGGTGCAGTTATAGGAGTATTATTTTTTGATGCTTTTGTTGGTAAATGCATAGCTTGTATAATATAA
- a CDS encoding glycerol-3-phosphate responsive antiterminator has product MKIREVLERNPVIPAVKNDIYLEEAKNSSSEIVFVIISNLLNVADIVAELKKVGKIVFVHVDMIEGLSSSAYGVEYIIKNTGLDGIITTKHNVVSLANKNEIPVIQRFFVLDSFSFKNTIAHIRENKPSAVEILPGIMPKIIKKIKNILNVPIIAGGLIDEKEDVINALKAGAEGISTTDKNLWES; this is encoded by the coding sequence ATGAAAATCAGAGAAGTTTTAGAGAGGAATCCTGTTATTCCAGCAGTTAAAAATGATATATATTTAGAAGAAGCTAAAAATAGCAGTAGTGAAATAGTTTTTGTTATAATATCAAACCTTCTTAATGTAGCAGATATAGTTGCAGAATTAAAAAAAGTAGGCAAAATAGTTTTTGTTCATGTAGATATGATTGAAGGTCTGTCAAGTTCAGCATATGGAGTGGAATATATAATAAAGAATACAGGGTTGGATGGGATAATAACTACTAAACATAATGTTGTGAGTCTTGCAAATAAAAATGAAATTCCTGTTATACAGAGATTTTTTGTACTTGATTCTTTTTCTTTTAAAAATACAATAGCCCATATTCGTGAAAATAAACCTAGTGCTGTAGAAATTTTACCTGGGATAATGCCTAAAATAATAAAAAAAATAAAAAATATTTTGAATGTTCCAATAATAGCAGGAGGGCTTATAGATGAAAAGGAAGATGTAATTAATGCCTTAAAAGCAGGAGCAGAAGGAATATCTACTACAGACAAGAATTTATGGGAAAGTTAG
- a CDS encoding Fe-S-containing hydro-lyase: protein MEYKITTPLKEEDIVKLNAGDTVKITGVIYTARDAAHARLVKLLEEGKELPIDVKGQIIYYVGPTPAKPGKPIGSAGPTTSYRMDAYAPRLIKEGLKGMIGKGARSEEVKKAIVSEKAVYFAAVGGAAALIAKSIKKAEIVTYEDLGAEALRRLEVVDFPAIVINDIYGGDLYKEGQEQWNELDK from the coding sequence ATGGAATATAAAATCACTACACCATTAAAAGAAGAGGATATAGTAAAATTAAATGCTGGAGATACAGTAAAAATTACTGGAGTTATATATACAGCAAGAGATGCAGCTCATGCTAGACTTGTAAAATTACTTGAAGAAGGAAAAGAACTTCCAATAGATGTAAAGGGACAAATAATATATTATGTAGGACCTACACCTGCCAAACCAGGAAAACCAATTGGGAGTGCAGGACCAACTACAAGTTACAGAATGGATGCTTATGCACCTAGACTTATAAAAGAAGGATTAAAAGGAATGATAGGAAAAGGAGCTAGATCTGAAGAAGTTAAAAAAGCTATTGTTTCTGAAAAAGCTGTATATTTTGCAGCAGTGGGAGGAGCAGCAGCTCTCATAGCAAAATCTATTAAAAAAGCTGAAATTGTTACTTATGAAGACTTAGGAGCAGAAGCATTAAGAAGATTAGAAGTTGTGGATTTTCCAGCTATAGTTATTAACGATATCTATGGAGGAGATTTATATAAAGAAGGACAAGAACAATGGAATGAATTAGACAAATAA
- a CDS encoding fumarate hydratase, which translates to MKELDLRKVTDEVERMCIEGNYFIGKEVLDKIKEAYAKEESEVGKNILGQIIENDEIAANEQVPMCQDTGIVVVFLEIGTEVKISGDIYEAINEGIRRGYEKGYLRKSVVKDPLDRVNTKDNTPAIIHTTLIPGSDKVKIIVAPKGGGSENMSVLKMLKPSDGIEGIKKLVIETIKNAGGNPCPPIIVGVGIGGNFEKSAILAKKAVLRDINDKSSSPINAKLEEELLELINKTGVGPLGLGGRTTALAVKVETYPCHIAALPVAINLNCHAARHKEVEL; encoded by the coding sequence ATGAAAGAACTAGATTTAAGAAAAGTAACTGATGAAGTAGAAAGAATGTGTATAGAAGGAAACTACTTTATTGGGAAAGAAGTTTTAGACAAAATTAAAGAAGCTTATGCTAAAGAAGAATCAGAGGTTGGAAAAAATATTCTTGGTCAAATTATTGAAAATGATGAAATAGCAGCAAATGAACAAGTTCCTATGTGTCAAGATACAGGAATTGTAGTAGTATTCTTAGAAATAGGAACTGAAGTAAAGATTTCTGGAGACATCTATGAAGCTATTAATGAGGGAATAAGAAGAGGATATGAAAAAGGATATTTAAGAAAATCAGTTGTAAAAGATCCTTTAGACAGAGTAAATACTAAAGATAATACACCTGCTATTATTCATACTACTCTTATCCCTGGATCTGATAAAGTTAAAATAATTGTAGCTCCTAAAGGTGGAGGCTCTGAAAATATGAGTGTTTTAAAAATGCTTAAACCATCTGATGGAATAGAAGGAATCAAAAAATTAGTTATTGAAACTATTAAAAATGCTGGTGGAAATCCATGTCCACCTATAATAGTGGGAGTAGGAATAGGAGGAAATTTCGAAAAATCAGCAATTCTTGCTAAAAAAGCTGTATTGAGAGATATTAATGATAAGAGCAGCAGTCCTATCAATGCTAAATTAGAAGAAGAATTACTAGAACTTATAAATAAAACTGGAGTTGGACCACTAGGATTAGGAGGAAGAACTACAGCTTTAGCAGTTAAAGTTGAAACTTATCCATGTCATATAGCAGCTCTTCCAGTTGCTATTAATCTTAACTGCCACGCAGCTAGACATAAGGAAGTAGAGCTATAA
- a CDS encoding aminotransferase class I/II-fold pyridoxal phosphate-dependent enzyme, producing the protein MLAKGMEKRNLVDKVFSVAKKAKEAAEKYGDEKVVNATIGSLYDENGKLVVLKSVTETYKELPPEEIAGYASAFTGSPEYKESVKKAILGDNYAEEFKNHYMEVIGTPGGTGAVSNSVKNYLNEGDTLLIPKWLWSPYILMASERKGNCEYYTIFDENGEFDLNNFSEKVFQLAEKQDNVVVIINDPCQNPTGYKLTIDEWKKVLEIFKKATEKANIILINDIAYIDFDDRNEEEKKEYRELFKNLPSKILVIFAFSISKSLTSYGLRVGAQLALSVDKKVIDEFEKANSYSCRSTWSNISRGGMKMFSDIILNKEKYKLLKKERETYRLLIKERADIFLKEAEECNLKLLPYKTGFFLTIPTGNLTDKVAEILERENIYTVVLDEGIRIAVCSVPKKKITGLAERIKKAVGEASK; encoded by the coding sequence ATGTTAGCAAAAGGAATGGAGAAGAGAAACTTAGTAGATAAGGTATTTAGTGTAGCTAAAAAAGCTAAAGAAGCAGCTGAAAAGTATGGAGATGAAAAAGTAGTAAATGCAACAATAGGATCACTTTATGATGAAAATGGGAAATTAGTTGTATTAAAATCAGTGACAGAAACATATAAAGAGCTGCCACCTGAAGAAATAGCAGGTTATGCTTCAGCGTTTACAGGAAGCCCTGAGTATAAAGAAAGTGTGAAAAAAGCTATTCTTGGTGATAATTATGCTGAAGAGTTTAAAAATCATTATATGGAAGTAATAGGAACTCCTGGTGGAACTGGAGCAGTGAGTAATAGTGTAAAAAATTATCTTAATGAAGGAGATACACTTCTTATTCCAAAATGGTTATGGAGCCCATATATCCTTATGGCTTCTGAAAGAAAAGGAAATTGTGAATATTATACAATTTTTGACGAAAATGGTGAATTTGATCTCAATAATTTTTCTGAAAAAGTATTTCAGCTTGCAGAAAAGCAAGATAATGTAGTAGTTATCATAAATGATCCATGCCAAAATCCAACTGGATATAAACTAACTATTGATGAATGGAAAAAAGTTCTGGAGATATTTAAAAAAGCCACAGAAAAAGCCAATATAATTTTAATAAATGATATAGCATATATAGATTTTGATGATAGAAATGAAGAAGAAAAAAAAGAATATAGAGAACTTTTTAAAAATCTTCCATCAAAAATTCTTGTTATATTTGCTTTCAGTATTTCTAAATCATTAACTAGTTATGGATTAAGAGTAGGAGCTCAGTTAGCTCTTTCAGTGGATAAGAAGGTTATAGATGAATTTGAAAAAGCTAATTCATATTCTTGTCGTTCAACATGGTCAAATATCTCTAGAGGAGGTATGAAAATGTTTAGTGACATTATACTCAATAAAGAAAAATATAAGCTTCTAAAAAAAGAAAGAGAAACATATAGATTACTTATAAAGGAAAGAGCAGATATTTTTTTAAAAGAAGCAGAAGAGTGTAATTTAAAACTTTTGCCTTATAAAACTGGATTTTTTCTGACAATACCTACAGGAAATTTGACAGATAAAGTTGCTGAGATACTAGAGAGAGAGAATATATATACAGTTGTACTAGATGAAGGGATAAGGATTGCAGTATGCAGTGTACCAAAGAAAAAAATAACAGGATTGGCTGAAAGAATAAAAAAAGCTGTAGGAGAAGCTTCTAAATAA
- a CDS encoding SDR family NAD(P)-dependent oxidoreductase, whose product MRVLITGATGGIGKALIDIFYINGWEILAVGRNQDILRELKKKYKEKLNIYSVDLENEKNIDKFFKEIEEQGINLLINGAGIGEIGYFEDITYEDEKKMVDINIISLIKFTKYFYNKADGIINISSTAGFQYGGPLMTGYYATKSFVNSFTFGLMGEDGKTKMMLLCPGPTLTNFKGVNKDLKGMAKFYVTTPEEVAEKCYSDYLRKKRVSIPGKINKILYFFNKIMPTICQLKMIKKIQEKKIKK is encoded by the coding sequence ATGAGAGTATTAATAACTGGTGCAACAGGAGGAATAGGAAAAGCCTTAATTGATATATTTTATATAAATGGGTGGGAAATACTAGCTGTAGGGAGAAACCAAGATATTCTTAGAGAATTAAAGAAAAAATATAAAGAAAAACTAAATATATATTCTGTGGATTTAGAAAATGAAAAAAATATAGATAAATTTTTTAAAGAAATAGAAGAACAAGGTATAAATCTTTTAATAAATGGAGCAGGTATTGGAGAAATAGGTTATTTTGAAGATATAACTTATGAAGATGAAAAAAAGATGGTAGATATAAATATTATTTCACTTATTAAATTTACAAAATATTTTTATAATAAAGCAGATGGCATAATAAATATATCTTCAACTGCTGGATTTCAATATGGTGGACCATTAATGACTGGATATTATGCTACAAAATCTTTTGTAAATAGTTTTACCTTTGGACTAATGGGAGAAGATGGCAAAACAAAGATGATGTTATTGTGTCCAGGTCCTACCCTTACAAATTTTAAAGGAGTAAATAAAGATCTTAAGGGAATGGCAAAATTTTATGTTACAACTCCAGAAGAGGTAGCAGAAAAGTGTTATTCTGATTATTTAAGGAAAAAAAGGGTTTCTATACCAGGAAAAATAAATAAAATATTATATTTTTTTAATAAAATAATGCCTACTATATGCCAATTAAAGATGATAAAAAAAATACAAGAGAAAAAAATAAAAAAATAG
- a CDS encoding OmpA family protein — MKKVLFVLSISFIIILTGCSSVDKQPLKELVIEETENEFVMEDIDVSKKTLEEIIVFNEKGVTIRREGNNLVLSMPELVLFDFNKYEVKNKVKGSLNALAKALEENPDIRIKIDGYTDFIGSEGYNLELSVKRADAIKDYLADRGVKLSNISIEGYGKQNPIASNQTETGRAKNRRVEFIISRDKF; from the coding sequence ATGAAAAAAGTATTATTTGTATTATCAATTTCATTTATTATTATTCTGACTGGATGTTCTTCTGTAGATAAACAACCTTTGAAAGAACTTGTTATTGAAGAAACTGAGAATGAATTTGTAATGGAAGATATAGATGTTTCTAAAAAAACTCTTGAAGAAATTATAGTATTTAACGAAAAAGGTGTTACAATCAGAAGAGAAGGAAACAACTTAGTTCTTTCTATGCCTGAACTTGTACTTTTTGATTTCAATAAATATGAAGTAAAAAATAAAGTTAAGGGAAGTCTAAACGCATTAGCAAAAGCATTAGAAGAGAATCCAGATATCAGAATTAAAATAGATGGATATACTGATTTTATAGGAAGTGAAGGATATAATCTTGAACTTTCTGTAAAGAGAGCAGATGCTATAAAAGATTATCTTGCTGATAGAGGAGTAAAACTCTCTAATATTTCTATTGAGGGATATGGAAAGCAAAATCCTATTGCTTCTAATCAAACTGAAACTGGGAGAGCAAAAAATAGAAGAGTTGAATTTATAATTTCAAGAGATAAATTTTAG